One Methanohalophilus mahii DSM 5219 genomic window carries:
- a CDS encoding beta/alpha barrel domain-containing protein: MIENFEHYLLEDCPYGDETTELLQINGEGTLNILSRDEGIGACADDLEQFYRNKGLDVTYRVENGEYFEGGAVIFSAQGDLRTLFKLWRISQTFLSIVCAIAARTHNFVEAARKENPDIMIATSRKTHPGFRKYELKAVKVAGGTHHRNSLSDSILVTQNHLDVADSFETLRAVKKIEIEPRDNDEALKYAGIADVLLLDHYSPEEMATIVIKLKKINPGLEIAVGGIKSDEIPQYAPYVDIIVSTAPYYAQPLDLTTRIERT; this comes from the coding sequence ATGATAGAGAATTTTGAACATTACTTGCTGGAAGACTGTCCTTACGGAGATGAAACCACAGAACTGCTTCAGATAAATGGTGAAGGTACCCTGAATATCCTGTCGCGGGATGAGGGAATTGGTGCATGTGCCGATGATCTGGAACAATTTTACAGGAATAAAGGACTGGATGTGACCTACAGGGTTGAGAACGGTGAATATTTCGAAGGAGGAGCTGTAATATTCTCCGCACAAGGAGACTTAAGAACGTTGTTCAAACTCTGGCGTATCTCCCAGACTTTCCTTTCAATAGTATGTGCGATTGCAGCACGGACCCATAATTTCGTAGAGGCTGCAAGAAAAGAAAATCCCGATATAATGATTGCAACAAGTCGCAAAACCCATCCCGGATTCAGAAAATATGAATTAAAGGCAGTAAAGGTAGCAGGAGGAACACACCACCGCAATTCTTTGAGTGATTCCATTCTTGTGACCCAGAACCATCTGGATGTAGCGGATTCTTTTGAGACTCTCAGGGCAGTTAAAAAGATAGAAATAGAACCACGTGATAATGACGAAGCGCTCAAATATGCTGGAATTGCAGATGTCCTGTTGCTTGACCATTATTCCCCCGAAGAGATGGCCACGATTGTTATCAAACTTAAAAAAATAAATCCTGGTCTTGAGATTGCTGTGGGTGGCATAAAATCGGATGAAATTCCACAATATGCCCCTTATGTGGATATAATTGTCTCCACTGCACCTTATTATGCCCAACCTCTTGATCTGACTACCAGAATTGAAAGAACTTGA
- a CDS encoding Nif3-like dinuclear metal center hexameric protein — protein sequence MNLSEIVRKLEIIAPPELAEEFDQGRIGLTLDLKNEVNQIAVALDPTEYTLNRAADIGADLLITHHTLLFHSINSISCKLATKLKIALDNNISLYAMHTNYDRAEGGVNDILAEKLGLKNVEKLDMGCIGEMVPVSRDVFINHVCKSLNTHVQYVGEKKMISKVMVFGGSGFKGPFLDIANSMGVDAYVSSELKHDIIHNFTDMLLVDATHYATENPAMQALATRLENDLGVDTEFIDHNPLIRTC from the coding sequence ATGAATCTTTCAGAAATTGTAAGAAAATTGGAAATAATTGCACCTCCCGAACTTGCAGAAGAATTTGATCAAGGCAGGATAGGACTGACACTTGATCTGAAAAATGAAGTTAATCAGATAGCTGTGGCCCTGGACCCTACCGAGTACACACTCAACCGGGCAGCAGATATAGGGGCAGATCTGCTCATTACACACCATACCTTATTATTCCATTCAATTAATTCAATCTCCTGCAAGCTGGCCACAAAACTGAAGATTGCGCTGGATAACAATATTTCTCTCTATGCAATGCATACCAACTATGACCGCGCAGAAGGAGGAGTGAATGATATCCTTGCTGAAAAGCTGGGTCTTAAAAATGTTGAGAAACTGGACATGGGATGCATAGGAGAAATGGTTCCTGTCTCAAGGGATGTTTTCATCAACCACGTCTGCAAGTCCCTGAATACCCATGTACAGTATGTCGGTGAAAAAAAAATGATTTCCAAAGTTATGGTTTTCGGTGGAAGTGGCTTTAAAGGACCTTTCCTTGATATTGCTAATTCTATGGGGGTAGATGCCTATGTGTCCTCTGAACTTAAACATGATATAATCCACAATTTTACGGATATGCTTCTGGTGGATGCCACCCATTATGCCACCGAAAATCCTGCAATGCAAGCCCTTGCAACCCGTCTGGAAAATGATCTGGGTGTCGACACCGAATTTATTGACCACAATCCCCTGATACGCACTTGCTGA
- a CDS encoding tRNA (cytidine(56)-2'-O)-methyltransferase, with product MKRIVILRLGHRPERDKRITTHVALTARAFGAEGILLASNDPSITRSVTQLCQRWGGEFYIRNDVKWKTEIKKWKSEGGKVCHLSMYGINLPDAVPSIRECEKLMIVVGAEKVPFEVYELADWNVAVGNQPHSEVAAVAVTLDRIAEDEPLESEFKDAQLHVVPMDRGKKVIENP from the coding sequence ATGAAAAGAATTGTAATATTGCGTCTGGGACACAGGCCGGAAAGAGATAAACGTATCACAACCCATGTGGCCCTTACAGCAAGGGCTTTCGGTGCTGAAGGGATACTCCTTGCAAGTAACGATCCCTCTATTACCCGGAGTGTAACCCAGCTGTGCCAACGCTGGGGAGGAGAATTTTATATCCGCAATGATGTAAAATGGAAGACCGAGATTAAAAAATGGAAATCAGAAGGTGGAAAGGTTTGCCACCTTTCAATGTATGGTATCAATCTGCCAGATGCCGTACCATCCATACGGGAATGCGAGAAACTCATGATCGTTGTCGGTGCGGAAAAAGTCCCTTTTGAGGTGTATGAACTGGCTGACTGGAATGTTGCGGTAGGTAACCAGCCTCATTCTGAAGTGGCTGCTGTAGCCGTTACTCTGGACAGGATCGCAGAAGATGAGCCCCTTGAGAGTGAATTTAAGGATGCACAACTTCATGTTGTACCAATGGATCGCGGGAAAAAGGTAATCGAAAATCCCTGA
- a CDS encoding FumA C-terminus/TtdB family hydratase beta subunit produces MEYHLKTPLKTEDIETLRTGDIVYLSGKVLTARDEAHKRILETPLKEMPFSLEGGAIYHCGPLMKKDDSGQWEVVAAGPTTSARMSAMTPKFLELHNVRILIGKGGMDNIADSFRGKCVYLAYTGGCAALAAASIKNVHAVHWLDLGMPEAVWELEMDEFGPLIVGIDIKGNDLFSNIRKNAKENLNEISRP; encoded by the coding sequence GTGGAATATCATCTGAAGACTCCGCTCAAAACAGAAGATATAGAAACCCTTCGTACAGGGGATATAGTATATCTATCCGGTAAAGTCCTGACAGCCAGGGACGAAGCCCACAAGCGTATTCTTGAGACTCCACTCAAAGAGATGCCGTTTTCTCTGGAAGGAGGTGCAATCTACCACTGCGGGCCACTCATGAAAAAAGATGATTCGGGACAATGGGAAGTTGTCGCTGCAGGTCCTACCACAAGTGCACGTATGTCTGCAATGACCCCAAAATTCCTTGAACTACACAATGTCAGGATACTGATAGGCAAAGGAGGGATGGACAACATTGCCGATTCTTTCAGGGGTAAATGCGTCTATCTTGCCTATACGGGCGGCTGCGCAGCCCTGGCGGCAGCTTCCATAAAAAATGTGCATGCTGTCCACTGGCTTGACCTGGGTATGCCAGAGGCGGTATGGGAGCTGGAAATGGATGAATTCGGCCCCCTGATAGTAGGAATTGATATAAAAGGCAATGATCTATTCAGCAATATCAGGAAAAATGCAAAAGAGAACCTGAATGAGATCTCCAGGCCCTGA
- a CDS encoding fumarate hydratase, with product MESGIKHEDIVQATVSAIQKAETVLTEDVVASLEKAEQEESSEVAQSHLKAILKNIGIAHRHSVPICQDTGIIILFVEIGRKISLLPDIEQALIEGVRKATVEVPLRPNVVHPLTRENSGDNTGNGLPDIKYSFNDSDKIRITAVPKGAGSENMSILKMLNPSEVDSIDQLVLETVMNAGGKPCPPIILGIGLGGSFDKAALLAKTALLGRVDNMDQQELNMLEKVNRLGVGPMGTGGDTTALAVHINKAYCHTASLPVAINIQCWANRHATAVIGGDGQWNII from the coding sequence TTGGAATCAGGAATAAAACATGAAGACATTGTGCAGGCAACAGTATCGGCCATACAAAAAGCCGAAACTGTCCTGACGGAAGATGTAGTTGCCTCTCTTGAAAAAGCCGAACAGGAGGAAAGCAGTGAAGTCGCACAATCCCATTTAAAGGCAATACTGAAAAACATAGGGATTGCTCACAGGCATTCTGTGCCCATATGCCAGGATACCGGAATTATCATTCTTTTCGTGGAAATAGGCCGCAAAATATCTCTACTTCCAGACATTGAACAAGCTCTTATTGAGGGGGTCAGAAAGGCCACAGTGGAAGTACCCCTACGCCCCAATGTCGTTCATCCCCTGACACGTGAAAACAGCGGGGACAATACCGGGAATGGATTGCCTGACATAAAGTATTCTTTTAATGATTCCGATAAAATAAGGATCACCGCAGTCCCAAAAGGCGCCGGGTCGGAAAACATGAGCATACTGAAAATGCTTAATCCTTCCGAAGTAGACTCCATTGACCAACTTGTTCTGGAAACTGTCATGAATGCCGGCGGTAAACCCTGTCCTCCTATCATCCTGGGAATAGGTCTCGGTGGTTCCTTCGACAAGGCCGCCCTGCTCGCCAAGACCGCCCTGTTGGGAAGGGTTGATAATATGGACCAGCAGGAACTAAACATGCTGGAAAAGGTCAACCGTTTAGGTGTGGGCCCCATGGGTACCGGAGGGGACACAACAGCCCTGGCCGTACACATCAATAAGGCCTATTGCCATACTGCATCCCTCCCTGTTGCAATCAATATCCAGTGCTGGGCCAACAGGCATGCAACAGCCGTTATCGGAGGTGACGGACAGTGGAATATCATCTGA
- the arsB gene encoding ACR3 family arsenite efflux transporter produces MEEERELDFFSKYLSIWVAICIILGTAVGYLFPKFADTIGQYEIANVSIPIAIVLLVMMYPIMLKISFEEILKVKENKKPLYLTVFVNWAIKPFTMTIIAWIFISIFFSGLIPLNLQAEYIAGLIILGLAPCTAMVLVWTYLANGNINYALVQVSVNDLIILILFAPLGAFLVGQTTDFPIPVLTIFYSVLFYVALPLVLAMLTRHYVIKSKGLSWFENNLINKIEWITPAGLLVTLILIFTLQGEMIIKYPFHIVLIAIPIIVQTYFIFAISYYGAKKLKIPFYEAAPSTFIAPSNFFELAVATTLILFGATSGATLATVVGVLVEVPVMLSLVKIMKMNRHKFQFEEGM; encoded by the coding sequence ATGGAAGAAGAAAGAGAACTTGATTTTTTCAGCAAGTATTTGTCCATATGGGTAGCCATCTGTATTATACTGGGTACTGCAGTTGGTTACCTGTTCCCCAAATTTGCAGATACAATCGGTCAATATGAAATTGCAAATGTATCTATTCCAATTGCAATCGTCCTGCTGGTCATGATGTACCCTATCATGTTAAAAATCAGTTTTGAGGAAATACTGAAAGTAAAAGAAAATAAAAAACCTCTCTATTTGACAGTTTTTGTAAACTGGGCAATCAAACCATTTACAATGACCATAATTGCCTGGATATTTATCAGTATATTTTTCTCTGGTCTTATACCACTCAATCTGCAAGCAGAATATATTGCGGGCTTGATTATACTGGGACTTGCACCCTGTACCGCAATGGTACTGGTATGGACATATTTAGCAAACGGTAATATCAATTACGCCCTTGTTCAGGTTTCTGTAAATGACTTGATTATATTGATATTGTTTGCTCCCTTAGGAGCGTTTCTTGTTGGCCAGACCACTGACTTCCCAATACCTGTACTGACCATATTCTATTCTGTATTATTCTATGTAGCACTTCCTCTTGTCCTTGCAATGTTAACCAGACATTATGTCATTAAAAGCAAAGGCCTAAGCTGGTTTGAGAATAATCTAATCAATAAAATAGAATGGATTACACCCGCGGGACTTCTTGTAACTTTGATTTTGATTTTTACTCTTCAGGGTGAAATGATAATCAAATATCCTTTCCATATTGTCTTGATTGCTATACCTATCATAGTACAAACATATTTTATATTTGCAATCAGCTATTATGGTGCAAAAAAGCTGAAAATCCCCTTCTATGAAGCTGCACCTTCTACATTCATTGCACCAAGTAACTTCTTTGAACTGGCAGTAGCCACTACATTAATACTCTTTGGTGCAACTTCAGGAGCAACACTGGCAACTGTAGTAGGTGTGCTGGTCGAAGTACCTGTAATGTTATCACTTGTAAAGATAATGAAAATGAACAGGCACAAATTCCAGTTTGAAGAAGGAATGTGA
- a CDS encoding universal stress protein, giving the protein MIQTILIPTDFTIESEKLLSCIAELKNAGLKKAILLHVVDIFKSQGLAPMFKENAEGKIAEYKQLLEEMGIETITHVAEGDVNKTIIKVADEENVDCIVIGATTSGIIKGRLTGRTTNYISRRSDKILLIEKYNKLEKGEEELYAKTCSAKFSKVMVPLDFSDNSNKTLDMLRQMKDIIQEVVLVHIIENAKNKTQLENKKRESLEKLYEIGNDLKKNLIVNYVVKEGKPAKILDEIAEEMDITLIMITTHGVESFKDILLGSTAENLLRSTAKPILLIPADNR; this is encoded by the coding sequence ATGATTCAAACTATACTTATACCCACGGATTTTACGATCGAGAGCGAGAAACTGCTCTCCTGTATTGCAGAATTGAAAAACGCAGGATTGAAGAAAGCCATATTGTTGCATGTTGTGGACATCTTTAAATCCCAGGGACTTGCCCCTATGTTCAAGGAAAATGCAGAGGGAAAAATTGCCGAATACAAGCAACTACTGGAAGAAATGGGGATCGAGACAATCACACATGTTGCTGAAGGCGATGTCAATAAAACGATTATCAAAGTTGCAGATGAAGAAAACGTAGATTGTATTGTTATAGGTGCAACCACATCGGGAATCATAAAAGGAAGGCTTACAGGCAGGACTACAAACTATATTTCCCGAAGGTCCGATAAGATTCTGCTTATTGAGAAATACAATAAACTCGAAAAGGGTGAAGAAGAGCTATATGCCAAGACATGCTCTGCAAAGTTTTCAAAAGTAATGGTTCCGTTAGATTTCTCGGATAACTCAAATAAGACACTTGATATGCTCCGACAAATGAAGGATATCATTCAAGAAGTTGTCCTTGTACATATAATTGAAAATGCAAAAAATAAGACTCAACTTGAAAATAAGAAAAGGGAAAGTCTTGAGAAGCTCTATGAGATTGGTAATGATTTGAAGAAAAATTTGATAGTCAATTACGTTGTTAAGGAAGGCAAACCTGCAAAAATATTGGATGAAATTGCAGAAGAAATGGATATTACTTTGATAATGATAACAACCCATGGGGTCGAATCATTTAAGGACATCCTTCTGGGAAGTACTGCCGAAAACCTTCTCAGGAGCACTGCTAAACCGATACTGCTTATTCCTGCAGACAACAGGTGA
- a CDS encoding DUF6951 family protein produces the protein MSEVHINSSICGFEHNVFGKKEGKNIIIDIETDCDKIKKMSHMEVPIDRTLDIKDNYVISKAQELKCSSNCLVPCGILHVCRMEMGILSESLAKKSGNVSIDFK, from the coding sequence ATGAGTGAAGTGCATATCAATTCAAGTATATGTGGATTTGAACATAATGTTTTTGGAAAAAAAGAAGGCAAAAACATAATTATTGACATCGAAACGGATTGCGATAAAATAAAAAAGATGTCACATATGGAAGTACCCATTGATCGGACACTTGACATTAAGGACAATTATGTCATTTCAAAAGCACAGGAATTGAAATGTTCATCCAATTGTCTTGTGCCCTGTGGAATATTGCATGTGTGTAGGATGGAAATGGGGATTTTATCTGAGTCTTTAGCAAAAAAATCAGGAAATGTCAGTATCGACTTCAAATAA
- a CDS encoding putative zinc-binding protein, whose protein sequence is MTEELKMAEGPTCACEAAIIGLYACSGGSNVGQMANRAAVELTKQGRGKIMCTVGIGGNVSGIIKSAEGTDEIIAIDGCPLLCARKSLERAGFTVGKNIVITELGMKKGGSLDLEENDVKEMMTKVEAALSN, encoded by the coding sequence ATGACAGAAGAACTGAAAATGGCAGAAGGGCCAACGTGTGCATGTGAAGCGGCGATTATTGGATTGTATGCATGTTCCGGTGGATCCAATGTAGGACAGATGGCAAACAGGGCAGCTGTTGAACTTACCAAACAGGGAAGAGGTAAGATTATGTGCACCGTCGGAATTGGAGGCAATGTTTCTGGTATCATAAAAAGTGCCGAAGGTACAGATGAGATTATTGCTATTGATGGATGCCCCCTTCTTTGTGCAAGGAAGTCTCTGGAGCGTGCAGGGTTCACAGTAGGTAAGAACATAGTTATAACCGAACTCGGTATGAAAAAAGGAGGAAGTTTGGATCTGGAAGAAAATGATGTCAAAGAGATGATGACTAAAGTGGAAGCTGCACTGAGCAATTGA
- a CDS encoding tetrahydromethanopterin S-methyltransferase subunit A, translated as MATNKSTDPNNWPMEEGDYVIGDPDSPVAVVTLTSDYRNMDCIHDPCEDGTPQAEGVFTPGYKKPCLQNYAICGTCFTENFGIQKVIANILSNPKINCLIVCGKESKHFAGQSIIALVENGVSTMADYKKIIGSKGVIPYLDEIPMTAINHFLKEIEVIDLIDTTDPETIQKVIDSCKLKERSEAKKYPIPQIDENSWRKYENMIQKNVMSKIKK; from the coding sequence ATGGCTACAAACAAATCAACTGATCCTAACAACTGGCCCATGGAAGAGGGCGATTATGTCATAGGAGACCCGGATTCTCCGGTTGCAGTTGTGACACTCACTTCTGACTATAGGAATATGGATTGCATCCATGACCCTTGTGAAGATGGAACACCGCAAGCAGAGGGGGTATTCACCCCTGGCTATAAAAAGCCCTGCTTGCAGAATTATGCAATATGTGGTACATGTTTTACTGAGAATTTTGGGATTCAAAAAGTAATTGCCAATATACTTTCTAATCCAAAAATAAACTGTCTGATTGTCTGCGGCAAGGAAAGCAAGCACTTTGCAGGCCAGTCTATCATAGCGCTTGTGGAAAATGGGGTTTCAACTATGGCCGATTATAAAAAGATAATCGGTTCAAAGGGTGTTATTCCTTATCTGGATGAGATCCCCATGACCGCAATTAATCACTTCTTAAAGGAAATTGAAGTTATAGATCTTATAGACACCACAGACCCGGAAACTATTCAGAAGGTAATTGATTCCTGCAAACTTAAGGAAAGAAGTGAGGCCAAAAAATATCCAATACCACAAATCGACGAAAATAGCTGGAGGAAGTATGAAAATATGATTCAGAAAAACGTCATGTCTAAAATTAAGAAATAA
- a CDS encoding (Fe-S)-binding protein, with product MSLLKDGSKSKEEIQKITGPAMLDYHLQLLQQAGLVDAKDKLFELTDFGNHFLESKTHTSTGPRKDLSKSKPIDIVEVRQFLPCIADKSKYRIIARLKPPLEGALELLEPLFPRARYSEKLGVLIIQKKNQIITVYSTGNVTMTMVSSIEEAKKILEDLKKDINDAIETGIKSTFGEKIQVDHNEVYKYLPGTNCRICGEQSCYSFAIRLTGNETTLDKCRPLFEQKYAINLEHLQTLMEYL from the coding sequence ATGAGTTTGCTGAAAGATGGCAGCAAATCCAAAGAAGAGATTCAAAAAATCACAGGTCCAGCGATGCTGGATTATCATTTGCAGCTCCTGCAGCAGGCAGGATTGGTAGATGCAAAAGATAAATTGTTTGAACTGACTGATTTTGGAAATCATTTTTTGGAGTCAAAAACACACACTTCAACTGGTCCCAGGAAAGATCTTTCGAAAAGTAAACCCATAGATATTGTGGAGGTCAGGCAATTTCTCCCCTGCATAGCCGATAAAAGCAAATATCGAATAATTGCACGACTTAAACCCCCACTTGAGGGAGCACTAGAGTTACTGGAGCCACTTTTTCCAAGAGCCCGATATTCAGAAAAACTTGGTGTATTGATTATTCAAAAGAAAAACCAGATTATAACTGTATATTCCACAGGAAATGTAACTATGACAATGGTATCGAGTATTGAAGAAGCTAAAAAAATACTTGAAGACTTGAAAAAAGACATTAACGATGCCATTGAAACGGGAATAAAATCTACCTTTGGAGAAAAAATTCAAGTAGATCACAATGAAGTCTATAAATATCTTCCAGGAACGAATTGTCGTATTTGTGGTGAGCAAAGCTGCTATTCTTTTGCGATTCGATTGACAGGTAATGAAACAACACTGGATAAATGTAGGCCTTTATTTGAACAAAAATATGCCATTAATCTGGAGCATTTGCAGACCTTAATGGAATATCTATAA
- a CDS encoding permease, with product MKQENKKQKIRIPLDVISLLALLVLTFALLSAYPEKRDPVTAVFASYLLEMMLILPAVMVIMGLFSVFVSDKAVVKHLGHSSGMRGFFTALFFGSLPTGPLYVAFPMASAMLSKGARISNIVVFLSAWACIKMPQELVELQFLGLEFMVARLILTIIFVGLMGIIIEWVMDRATEKVSG from the coding sequence GTGAAACAGGAAAATAAAAAGCAAAAAATAAGAATTCCTCTTGATGTGATATCTCTGCTGGCCTTATTGGTGCTGACATTTGCCTTACTTTCTGCATACCCCGAAAAACGAGACCCTGTTACCGCGGTTTTTGCCAGTTACTTGCTCGAGATGATGCTCATATTGCCGGCTGTGATGGTGATCATGGGGCTGTTCTCAGTCTTCGTTTCCGACAAAGCGGTGGTCAAGCATCTTGGACACAGTTCCGGAATGCGGGGTTTCTTTACAGCCCTGTTTTTTGGTTCCCTCCCGACTGGTCCCCTCTACGTCGCCTTTCCCATGGCTTCCGCAATGCTTAGCAAAGGTGCCCGAATATCAAATATTGTCGTTTTTCTCTCAGCGTGGGCATGCATCAAGATGCCCCAGGAACTTGTGGAGCTGCAATTCCTTGGACTGGAATTCATGGTGGCAAGATTGATACTGACAATTATATTCGTTGGTCTCATGGGAATTATCATCGAATGGGTTATGGATAGGGCCACTGAGAAAGTATCTGGCTAA
- a CDS encoding permease — MIDTSLFINAFALICLIYAYHHDRERTKEALIKAANSFIHIMPTILAIIVFIGLLLGFIPPARISMLIGEQSGINGVLIVAVIGSFLHIPALISFPLTASLLDAGATVTVAAVFITTLTMVGMVTLPLEIREMGRKMALLRNGISFCIAIMIALIMGVIL, encoded by the coding sequence ATGATCGATACCTCCTTATTCATCAATGCTTTCGCACTCATATGCCTGATCTATGCATACCATCATGACAGAGAGAGGACAAAGGAGGCACTCATCAAAGCCGCTAACTCATTCATACATATAATGCCGACAATCCTTGCTATAATAGTATTCATAGGATTGTTGCTTGGATTCATACCTCCTGCACGGATATCAATGCTCATAGGCGAGCAGTCCGGTATCAATGGTGTCCTGATAGTAGCAGTCATAGGTTCCTTCCTGCACATTCCTGCCCTGATATCCTTTCCCTTAACAGCATCACTGCTTGATGCAGGAGCCACTGTGACCGTTGCCGCTGTATTCATCACAACACTCACCATGGTAGGCATGGTCACACTACCTCTTGAAATAAGGGAAATGGGCAGAAAGATGGCGCTTTTAAGGAACGGGATCAGTTTTTGCATTGCCATAATGATAGCTTTGATCATGGGGGTTATACTGTGA
- a CDS encoding cupin domain-containing protein, protein MKIFDVIDEMKGMQPAEGTKSNLLYQADEFKIRRIGLSPRDEILPCRMASNVVFYVVAGSAEVSVDGVRNYLCEGKCLVTGPATLSMKSEEGATILGIQISKM, encoded by the coding sequence GTGAAGATATTTGATGTAATAGATGAAATGAAAGGAATGCAGCCTGCAGAGGGAACAAAATCGAACCTGCTATACCAGGCAGATGAATTTAAGATAAGAAGGATCGGACTCTCTCCCCGAGATGAGATCCTGCCATGTAGGATGGCATCAAATGTTGTTTTTTATGTGGTTGCGGGCAGTGCAGAAGTGTCCGTAGATGGTGTCAGAAATTACCTTTGCGAAGGCAAGTGCCTTGTTACAGGACCTGCGACCCTTTCTATGAAAAGTGAAGAAGGTGCGACGATACTTGGCATACAGATATCAAAAATGTGA
- a CDS encoding PadR family transcriptional regulator: MCETGGHNCKNKLNYPERRWIQFLILRVVCQEPLHGYGIVKAIEELSEGRHIIKSGTMYTTLRRMEKEGLLESFWERSDTGPDKRMYKVTRDGRKHLKEWLEMLMERKRMMEKILLFYEQEFRGDNREDI; encoded by the coding sequence ATGTGTGAAACTGGCGGACACAACTGCAAAAACAAACTCAATTATCCTGAAAGAAGATGGATCCAGTTCCTTATCCTTCGGGTAGTATGCCAGGAGCCACTTCATGGCTATGGTATAGTAAAAGCCATAGAGGAATTAAGTGAAGGCAGGCACATCATCAAATCAGGTACCATGTATACAACCCTGCGCAGGATGGAAAAAGAGGGACTGCTGGAATCCTTCTGGGAAAGAAGCGATACAGGGCCTGACAAGCGCATGTATAAGGTTACCAGGGATGGAAGGAAACATCTCAAGGAGTGGCTTGAGATGCTCATGGAACGGAAAAGGATGATGGAAAAGATTCTCTTATTCTATGAACAGGAATTCAGAGGAGATAACCGTGAAGATATTTGA